In Petrotoga miotherma DSM 10691, the following proteins share a genomic window:
- a CDS encoding L-lactate dehydrogenase, producing MKISIIGTGRVGSSTAFALINAAVADEIVLYDLNKEMAEGEALDLLHATTFHKRMIIRAGEYSDIEGSDIVIITAGAAQKPGETRLDLTIKNAKIIKGISENIKKYAPNALIINITNPVDVMSYVVWKVTGFESNRVIGTGTILDTARLRALIGKNCGVSPMSVHAYIIGEHGDSELAAWSSAMIGGVPIKGFCRNCPYKDSCNKDLSKIFEDVKNSAYTIISKKGATNYGIASATTALVESIIKNEGRVYTPSVLLDDMYIGYPAVINKDGVERTIDITMNDEETEKFERSKNIIKEYLESIKNLL from the coding sequence TTGAAAATAAGTATAATAGGAACGGGAAGAGTGGGTTCAAGTACCGCTTTTGCTTTAATAAACGCAGCAGTTGCTGACGAGATTGTTCTTTACGACCTCAACAAAGAAATGGCTGAAGGTGAAGCATTGGATTTATTACATGCTACTACCTTTCACAAAAGAATGATCATAAGGGCTGGGGAGTATAGCGATATAGAAGGAAGCGATATAGTAATAATTACAGCAGGAGCTGCTCAAAAGCCTGGTGAAACAAGGTTAGATTTGACCATAAAAAATGCTAAAATAATAAAAGGCATTTCAGAAAACATAAAAAAATATGCTCCAAATGCGTTGATAATAAATATTACTAACCCTGTTGATGTTATGAGCTATGTGGTATGGAAAGTAACTGGTTTTGAATCTAATAGAGTAATTGGAACTGGAACTATATTGGACACTGCAAGACTGAGAGCTTTAATAGGTAAAAATTGTGGAGTTTCTCCAATGAGTGTTCACGCCTACATAATAGGGGAACATGGTGACTCAGAGTTAGCGGCGTGGAGTTCGGCAATGATTGGAGGTGTCCCGATTAAAGGTTTTTGCCGCAATTGCCCATACAAAGATAGTTGTAATAAAGATCTGAGTAAAATTTTTGAAGATGTAAAAAATTCTGCTTACACTATAATAAGCAAAAAAGGTGCAACTAATTATGGAATAGCTTCAGCAACAACTGCACTGGTAGAATCGATAATTAAGAATGAAGGTAGGGTATATACCCCTTCCGTGTTGTTGGATGATATGTACATAGGATATCCGGCGGTTATAAACAAAGACGGGGTGGAACGAACTATCGATATAACTATGAATGATGAAGAAACTGAAAAGTTTGAAAGATCAAAAAATATAATCAAAGAGTATCTTGAATCAATCAAAAACTTACTTTAA
- a CDS encoding RsiV family protein yields the protein MKKFLSIFLLLILFSITLYSIEYITLTSELTENLSGRVSIPFFYGTKDAPSAFLLNSYLAKDVEDFLSEYLDESYNFRNSTEDSKGPYVEVIIESEVGFVSDSFVSFYADYFSFVYLQAHPMTTRETYNYDLTLSKFLNLYDFLDLYSEDTGESFKIIKETIIEEINSDPKIYFNVDETLDTIGYDRDYYITNEDLVIIYQLYEIAPYSSGIREFKIPLKELGIEIQ from the coding sequence ATGAAAAAGTTTTTAAGTATATTTTTGTTGCTTATACTGTTTTCTATAACCCTCTATTCAATCGAATACATAACCCTAACGTCAGAATTAACGGAAAACTTAAGTGGAAGGGTAAGTATTCCCTTTTTTTACGGTACAAAGGATGCACCAAGTGCCTTTCTTTTAAATAGTTACTTAGCAAAAGATGTTGAAGACTTCTTAAGTGAATATCTCGATGAGTCTTATAACTTTAGAAATAGTACAGAAGATTCTAAAGGACCTTACGTTGAAGTAATAATAGAATCAGAAGTTGGATTTGTTTCAGATAGTTTTGTCAGTTTTTATGCGGACTATTTTTCTTTTGTTTATCTACAAGCTCATCCAATGACTACAAGAGAAACGTACAATTACGATCTAACTCTCAGTAAATTCCTAAATCTCTACGATTTCTTAGATTTATATAGTGAAGACACAGGCGAATCTTTTAAAATAATCAAAGAAACCATAATCGAAGAAATAAATTCAGACCCTAAAATTTATTTTAATGTTGATGAAACTCTAGACACGATAGGGTATGATAGAGATTATTATATTACAAATGAAGATCTGGTAATAATCTACCAGCTCTATGAAATTGCTCCATATTCATCAGGTATAAGAGAGTTCAAAATACCCCTTAAAGAATTGGGAATAGAAATTCAATAA
- a CDS encoding nitroreductase family protein, whose amino-acid sequence MDVIEIIKQRRSIRKFKQDPIDDEILKELVDCARLAPCASNKQPLEFIVVKDKEICDKVFENLGWASYISPKGTPKEGEKPTAYIFILVNKHRATKWIGHDIGAAFENILLAAWSKGIGGCPIVTINRENVREILKVPDDYEIDTVIPLGYKGHESFAEDNDETVEYYIDENSNFHVPKRPLEKVIHFDKF is encoded by the coding sequence ATGGATGTAATAGAAATAATCAAACAAAGAAGAAGCATCAGAAAGTTCAAGCAAGATCCCATCGATGATGAAATATTGAAAGAGTTAGTAGATTGTGCAAGGTTAGCCCCTTGCGCTTCAAATAAACAACCATTAGAGTTTATAGTTGTAAAAGATAAAGAAATTTGCGATAAAGTCTTTGAAAATTTAGGTTGGGCTAGCTACATATCCCCAAAAGGGACTCCTAAAGAAGGGGAAAAGCCAACTGCTTATATTTTTATTTTAGTTAACAAACATAGAGCCACGAAATGGATTGGTCACGATATAGGAGCCGCGTTTGAAAATATCTTGTTAGCTGCTTGGTCAAAAGGTATAGGGGGATGTCCTATCGTTACTATCAACAGGGAAAATGTAAGAGAAATCCTAAAAGTTCCTGATGACTATGAGATTGATACAGTAATTCCCTTAGGTTATAAAGGGCATGAATCTTTTGCAGAGGATAACGATGAGACAGTTGAATATTATATAGACGAGAACAGCAATTTCCACGTTCCAAAAAGGCCTCTTGAAAAGGTTATTCATTTTGATAAATTTTGA